GAGAGTCTAAGATAGGTATATTTAGCACAAAGTCAAAAGTCTTGGTCTTTGCCAAGGTATTGAACCGAGGATGCATGCCTGGCCTTCCAAAGGAaggctaaaccctaaaccctaaaatttccTTCTTGGCCTCACCAGTGGCAATAGCTATGTTAGGCCGAGCAGCCAAAGACCTTTGCTTGGCCAAATATTCATAAACACTTTCATATCTACAAAAGTTGTTGGTGAGTTTGTTAAGAAATTAAATTGGGGGAGAGCCCACGATACATGGGCTAAAATTTGGCTATTAGCATTGGATGGAAGCCCATTACTCAAAAATCATGACCTAAGAGTCTAGGTCCATCCCCACCCTAATAGAACCTTaacaactcttttcatttttcaatgtgAGACTTTTGTGTGGGTTCCAACAGAGTTAAATGGGATTTAACTGAGCTTAATATGAAAAACATCAATTGAAAAGTGGACTAAATTCCCACCTCGTCTCAAGTTAATCGAAGTGGAAGCATATGAGAAATCGTTAAGGAAAAATTAGATTGGAGTCAAGGAAGTGGACCAACCGGTCAGACCGGTACAACCGGTAACCTAACACTTGTCTAGTCCAGTTGAAGTCCCATAACCATCGATTAGAAgaactgaaatttttttattgaaccGGCCGATTCTCCAATTGAAACGGTCAAAACCGATCAATTTTTAACCGGTTAAACTGGTttggttaatttatttaaattagaaaatatttatagaatttgtttttggtagggtttgaactcaaaACCTCTCATGCAAAAGACAAATGCTCTAAACAATTACTAAGCTATGACACTAGTTTGTTTAaaacattatattattttaagcatcataaaatatgaaatatttttaaatatttgatgTATTTTCTATATTATTGTGAGTATTATAAACAATCAGTGACCTTTAATTTCCCATAATTAGCCCAATTTCATCTCTATTTTTCATATAATGCAAAAGATCCAGTTTATTTTTAATCAACACAATTTGACTTTAGTTTAACAATCATGAAATAGATTTGTTTTATGGAATCACCATTTGTCCTAATCGAGACAAGTTTGTGTTTATTTTCTGTGTCTTCTTTCAACAACCCCCCTAATAAGTATTACAATCCAATGGAGGAGgaaaatatttccataattaaAGTTTGTTATTGTCAATATTTTACAGTTCGCTTGCTTTTTGGCCTTTGTGGCCCTACCATCTTTAATTAAAACTACACAGATTGAGTTAAGTGCCAAAAGATAGGCGCACCTCTTTGAGTGGCGGGTGTCTGCAATAAAATTATTACAGCGGGTCCATTGTAATATCATTTTgggattgaaatttttttatttttattttgaaaaagtatatatgtgtagtattcggtgTAACGATtctaacgacatattttttgttcgaaacaaaaatcaaatttaacatgaaaaatgcataacaattctaaaccgttgaatataaactcaaaacattcgatgtctcgatcgcgatgaatttgttttttgttttaaacaaaaaatatatcgttggattcggtAGACTAAATACTATGcatgtataatttttaaaaaataagtaaaaacatttttttgccTCAAATGTGCTACAACGGGGGCTgttgtagtttttactacagtaAATCCCTGGCACCCCACTTCTTTAGCTTCAAAAAGGTTAACAAATTACAAAATTAGATGCAAATTTGACAAAATAATTCACTCTGTTTATTTAAAGGATGTTGTCACATAGTCTCGTATGTATCGTGTAGGTATTTGACAGTTTTATATTAAATAACaagaaatttttaaatttttgcgATTGAGACCGGCCCCGCCCACGACACGCTCACCATTACATCAAAGACTCCTTCGTCACCAAATAAAAAAGCAGAAATTCTAcgtaaattaatattttaccaACACTCGTAAAATTTAATGTCAACCCGGAGCCGAAAATAGACTTCACCTTCAAACGCATCAGTCATCAAAGTTGCAATTCCTCTATGCATGAAGAAATCTCCAGTTCCACCCACCACAGAGATGTCTCTAGCCTTCACCAGAATCGGATCGGCACCGACAAAGTTGATGCTCCCTTGGTGTTGTGTActattgaagaaaaaagaaagaccaAACCAAGAAGTGAAGGTGTTTTTTGTGTCATAGATGTACATCCCTTGAGCCCTTCCGATTGATGGTGAGTGAAGATTGTTATCAACTGTGATTGGGTCATCAAACACCACAATGTTCCCAAAATGGAACTGATTCGCCAGTATCGTCCGGTTGAACCCTTCCGGTGCGGCCACGATAACCGCCGTGGCATTCTGTTCATTCTTGCCATTGTAGAGAATGTCATGGAAGAACAAGACCAATTCCTTGCAGGGTTTgtactgtttttttttagtttcataAGCAGAACATGAAGATATagcaaggaagaaaaagaagacaagGACAACGCAATTTTTTGGTGCCATAATTTGCTCTAATCGTGAAAAAAACAATGCTACCTAGCAAGTGGTGGTGCTTGTGAGACTTGTGAGGATGTATGGTCTCTGCTTTATGACCTTTATATAGGGTCAATGTGGGGCTGCTACTTAAGTgattgagaaaaaaagaaaaaggaaaaagaaatttcCTTGTGTGTTTCCAGCATAGAGTTGGTATGATTTCCTTCTGAATATTGCTTCACTGGACTTTTAACTTCTTCAGTGGCTGCTTTCTCTACCTAACTAAAGTATTGTATCATTCtataaaatcattatttttatgttaatggTTTAATTTAAAAGTAATGGTAACTAGATGGCTACAATcatacataaacatatatatatatatatatatatatatataggatgtcGTTAATCAGTAAAACCCTACGGAATTTTAATTTCATCTGTTGGATCTAATCAACGGCTAAGATTAAGTGACGAAAAGAGAGAGACACGGTAACAACAATTTTGGGTCATATCCAAATTTGATTATGTAGATATTGTCAAACATGATCCTTTCGAGGATATCCTGGAGATCGGACATCGTGTTATCAGCAGCCAAAGTGGAGAGGATGGGGATAAGTGTATTGGATAACTCGATTTTCCAGTGTTAAACTCGTGACTGGGAAATTATCATTAGAACTTCCATATCTAGCCATAAGCATTAAAGATGTTGTCACCGACTGCACAAaccctaatttattttttttactaataaTCGCCATGTCAACCACTTATCAGCACCAACAGtagcaacaacaacaatttcaaggtagataaaaaaaaatttcgtaaATTTTGTTTCAGAAAtaggtgttttttttaaatagtaaAATAGAAGACCTGGGTTGATTGATTAATAAGAGATTGATGAACTATAATGGGTATGTTGGAACCCATCAATTTTTTAATCACCTTTAATCTTGATTATTGGTCAGATTCAAGGACTGAGATCAAAGGCCTGTGAGTTTTCTCTAATAAGGACGTGTTTACTAGATAAAGCACGtgcgtctatatatatatatatacatatctatgATTAAATTTATTGAGTTTTTAACGTGCAGCGCGTCGGTTaggaaaaattttgaattttagctGAGAATGATTGTTCCATTTAGTAGATATATGGTTTTTTGATGCATGTATATATTAAGTGGATGGATAGTTCCATTTGACCTACTTTTATTCCTATTCACTTGAAGTTATATATAATTGACCTTAAAGTAGTGTTGTATGATTATCGTGATCTTTTCCATAAACCCTAGTTTTTAAGTCAAATTGTTTTAATTAGCTGAAAGCTTCATCAAATTGTGACTGTAATTATTTTACACATCTTTTGAGTCAATTTTCGTATTACTAATTATTATATAATTGGACTATGATAAGCAAaagcgagaaaaaaaaaagaagttagcTATGATTAGATAATTCTAGTCAGAAAACTCAAGAAATATGCTTTGCGTAGTTCACCAACTTTCAAATAGTTCTTAGGAAACAGACACACTTAAGCATTTCTTGATATAATGGGCAAAAAATTATCATACACAAGTTTTATTGGCAGTACTTAGgtcattaaaatgaaaaaacgcTCTTGCCTTCTCACTTGAACCAATGACCTCTGACTCATTCTTCAACATGCACATAGTCAGAGCCCCAACTCCTCCCACTGCTTGGGGCTTATCTTTTCATGTTCTATTTCACTTCTCAATTGGGGGTTTTCACTATTCCCTCACAATACTACTTTGCTATCGGTAATCTAGGAGTATTTAGATTTCAAGGTGGTCCTTGCTGATTCACAAGAGATTCCACGTACCAGTGTTGGAGGAAGGTGAGGATGACATCAAGTCATCATGCCCTATATGCCTTGAACGACACACATGCTACAATGGATGAGACAAATGGTTGCAATTCCATGAGGATGAGCAAACTCCAAAAATCTATCCTCAGTTAGAATTGCAGGCAACGGCGGATACAGGATCTAAATTTATTAGGGGCACAAATAAGCAGCAGTGGTCTGGGAAGCACCCCCAAAATTTCTTTTAGCGTTTTTTATATGACACGAAGAAAATAATTgctaataattttaaaaataaaatattacatcttTAACTATCACAATTATTCTTACAAGTTTTCATATTCTGAAAATGCCCTATTACAACATGATTAGAAATAGCTAcaaataacttcttttttttatgaaacatACAACATAATTCTTTTATGAAAAGTATTTTTCTACACTAGTTGTTATAGGCAAAACTAATGTTAACCTAAAACGCGGATACATAAGTAAAAGATAGATATTTCTTTGTTTGCACTAATAATCTAAAAAGATCACCAAATCCCCTCAACTTATTAAATCTATCATATGTTCTTATATTTGCAATGTATGTTTCTAATTGATACTCAAGAGTCATGCACATTTCTTCATCAATAGATAGTATTGTCTACCGTGTGCATTGGGGGTCTCAAAGTATAACCATTGAGGGctcattttattgttttatatataacataagaaaaaaaaattcatggggACCTAGGCCACCAATGATTTCTAAGTGGATCCGCCATTGGTTGCAGGTTGCAACTCGCCTGCATGAAGCTGAAATTGCTGGTAATCACCGGTCAGTCATATGACGGTGAATTCGAgtgaaaaataattatttaagtAATATTACatactatatatattatacaaaaaTCTACTAAACCAATGATATGCATTGAAAAAATATCAATCTGAGATTATGTAACCTGACGACGATGGATTTTTTTGACCTAAATTATTCGATATGTTGTTGAAATATGGTCGAAGATTGGTGGGGGTAGGTGTTGATTTATCACATATGTAATATATTGGAGAGTGGTAGGGGTCCTAATTatcttttattgatttgtttgttttggtaGGTGAAGTACAATTGGTCGGGCagaattcttttatatatatatatatatatctatctatatatatatatgtcccaATTAAAAATTAGGTGTGCAGTATTGGCAAGGTACATTACTTTATAATTAACTTTGGCCAACACTTAATTAATTGATGAAAATTGTAGAGCTAGGCATAGACACGTAATGTTAGTTGGCTACCTATTAATGGGTGAGTATAGTCCAAGTGGCATTATTGTACTCTAAAAGGTAATTCGGTAGTGTAGTGCAGTAGTGATGGGATTCTTTGGTAGGTGTGAGACGGTGGTCACAACTAAAGTAATGCAACGTCAAAGGGTGGGCCCAAGTtcctcaaattttctttttgttgtaaaaaaaccataaataggtaaaagaattattaaaaaatttagtCCATGGTCGTCGAATTAATTTCGAATGGAATCATTTTAATTACGGGTTTCGAGTTGAACTTTCTAcgtctttattttctttttctttttcatttggtatatttatctattttctcaaaactttaatatatttttgcttatttgttaatttataattatttatgatCATCAATtagtttaatatatttttttttgtatttgctaCAAAATTTCACAATCTTAATTTATTATTTCGATCGTATGTGAAGTCATGATCCGCGAGTATGCTTTAGGTTGATGTGGTTTGTGGTGGGGGTAGAGAGGAGGAAGGATCATGTCCTTTGCTATATTGTTTGGTGTAAAGTAGTTGGCCGAGGCTAGGTTTGCAAAATCTTGAGGGGGTTAGAACATCATTGCCAACCAACTCTCGAGAGGGGTCGTCAGGCCTTAGTTGACGCTCACTCGGGGGACGGGGTGTAACACCCTCATCTCTCCTCTGATGGCGAGCATTATATGGCACGACAAAACCATACTATGATCTTGTATCCTTGTTCAGAACATGgaatttttttggtaacgtggAACTCATTCAAAATAATATCATCTTAACCGTTAAAGTCTTGGTCTGCTAAGTGCAAGTTTGGTCCTTGTCTTGAAGAGTGATTACTTGAGCTAAATCATTGAGGTTACAAAATTGATTGGCCTTTGTAAAACCCTAGTTTTTGAGGGGTCTAGTTGAACTACAAGTTAAACTTTGGGGAGATTGAAAACTCGCAAATAAGGACATGAATGTAATGGAAACTGAAGGGGTTAAAAGATAATTAATTGAAACTTTGAGGTTAAAAATAGAAATAacagaaaatttaaaatataaataaagaaaCCCTATTTCTACCTTGGGAGTCGTGCGggaaaaaagaggagaagaaaaccctaaaatctatttctctctctcccttatCTCGTCTCTCGTTTCCCTTTGTTGTTACTAGCAAGGATGGTTGGAAGCCTGTAATGAGCCGACTAGGGTGTTATGATCCTATTATATTAGGAACATATTTGTAATTAGCATTAGCTTACTTATGTGACATTAGTTTCCTTTGATTGGTTGTAATTAGCTGAGTTGGCAAAGTTAGTTATACTAAGTCGGTTATGGATTAAGCTTTGTAAGTGGCAGTTCAGAAATTATTTGTTCAATGAAGATTCTTCTTCAacaatctctctgttttttctctGTATTTCTTCTAGTTCTCTCTTGCTAGGGTTAATGGTTGAAGGAGAAttaacaattggtatcagagacTTTGGATCCACATTGGAGCTTATTCTTCCCTTCTTGTACATGCCACGCAATACACACTTGAAAGCCATGGAAAATCGAGTGTCTACGCCTATAATAGTCATGGGAAAACTTCGTACTCAGTTTTTTATCGTTTTCCATGTGGATCATTTCATTGACCGACGAGGGTGACAGATCAGTTGGAATTGTTAGTCAAAGTTGAATCTCATCTGCATCTGAATATGACTATGGTAATGCGAGATGCACATGTGGGGACAGTATAAGTGGGGATTAGAAAGTTGAAACAAAGTGAAAAgataaaaagataaaaacaaaaacaatgttcTGAAGATCAATAATTGGATAGAGAACTAGTGAAGGGATTGCAATATAATTGTGTTCAATTAGCTCATTTTGACCATGTTTACACCATATTTGTGCAGGCTTATGGGTCGCATGGGCTGGACAGAGTGAGGTTTATTTGGGTCAACTTTAGTTGCAGTATTTCGGCCATCAATTAAGTGGTTTATCTGGTCCAAATTAAGTGCAAAATCATGGAGATAAGATCGGTTATTGGGTTTGTTCCTACAAACATGGGTTTGTTCCTATTTACAAGGTGATTGGTTGCTTAGTTGCCTATTATCATGGAGAACAATTTTTTGCACGAATTCAAcagtatggagagagtttctgGAGACATGGAGCTTCTAGAAGAGACGATTGAAGAAGATGGAACATAATTGAGTGAATTTCGGGCCTCTACAGTCATGACAGTTATGGCCATTTTTCTAGCTTACATGGAGGTATTGATGTAgtataaaagcaagaagagaagatgatgAACGGACACACACATCAAACAAATACAAATTTCAGCCCGTTGGCTTAAACTCTCAAGCATTCAAGCTTTCGGGTTCTCAATCGCTCAAGCTCTCAAGCATTTCTGTTAATATTCTTGTTTTCAAGCTTTTTCTTGCACACTCTTATTTTCTAACCCCAATGTACATACTTTGTTCATCAATAAAGTGTTACATTATGGCATTTTggttcattttttatttgtctagtgaagcgcacttcagtggatctAGAGTTCCTTGGAGTTTTCATGTTGAGACCATGATTAAAACTCTTTCTCCTTACAATCGTTTGATTTAGAAGTTAGATTAGCAGTGCAATCACAATACATTCTGTTTTTACACTTTGAGACTGACTGTAAGTCTCTAGCACCCTCGTAACCGTTTGATCGTCATAATGATCCCGTCTCCATAAAGGGTAGGGGTGACCTTTTTGGCACCTACAGCCACATAGGGCCAACATCCTTTTTGGCACGCTCGGTGGGATGACAATCATTCTGATTGAAAATGCCACCAAAAACTCCAAGATTTGATAAAGATATTGCAACAGGAAGCGAACTTCCTGAGAGAGATCCTATAACCGCAGGACTCAATCAATCATTACCAATTTTTGAAAGAGTGCCACTTCTTCAAAGTTCACCACCAAGAGTGCATGCCACTACAAGTAGGCCTTCAAGTCCAGTTCAAGCCATGCAGACCAATGCATGGGATGCAAAGTTAAAGGAGCTGGAAACCAAACTCATTGCCGCAATGCAGAATTCGATCCAGCCTGCAATCCAGACTTTGCTCGTTCATCAATTCCAACTGAGCCAGAGGAGATACTTGCTAAGGATGGAAAGGAAAAGCAGAAGAGTTTCAAACTCGTGGGGCATGCGTTTGGATCCCAGGATTCCATCGAcgaccaaaatcaacaaaataattttaggTACACTCCACCTCACTAGAGGGATGAAACCATTCCATCTGTTGCTAAAATCGACATTGGGTGGTCACCAGCACCAAAGACGCAGTCACATGTTTTTGCAAGCACCGACCCAAATGTCTTGCCTATAGTCTCCATCAGGGAGGCTCTTCCTGAGTTCCTGGGTTTACTATTTATGACAATCCTACTATTCAAGCTCCACCTGTAGATGTTGATGCTGTTAGGAATGTTGTTCAAGAACTCTATGGACCCGACCTTAGACAGGTTGGGCATCTTGAATATCACAAgccataaatggagtacatTGATCGGGAGAATCCATACCCTCAAGGATTTAGAGTTCCAGAATTCACCTTATTTTTCGAAGGAGATGAAATGCAGTATACTGTTGAGCATATCGGACGTTTCACTGTCCAATACGGTGAGCTTGCCAACTTTGAGAACTTTGACAACTTCAAACTTCGTCTTTTTCAAATTCCTTGACTGGACCAACATTCACATGGTTTTTCACACTGCCAAGAAACTCTATCGGGTCTTGGAGAGAGCTTTCGACACCTAATTTTTTAGACCTGAGCCAGAAGTTTGCATTGCTGAACTGTCTAGGCTGATCCAAAGGCTAAGAAGCTCTGATGCATTCCTACCCAGATTAAAAAAGATGAGAAATCGATGCAAGATTTTCCTTCCTGAGACTGAATACGTGAAGATGGCTCAGCGGTGTCTCGATATAGAGCTTTGCAAAAAGTTTCAAGGTATGGAATTCTGAGATTTCTATGAACTTGCAGCCAAGGTTGTGGAGTATGAAGACTTGCTTAAGGAAGTCTcgaagaagaaagaattcaGCAGACACTTACTACCAAGAAATGCAGCACGACGTCGAAACTGCAAAGATAGTCAATAATGCAAGCCCTGTCGTATGTCCTTCCCTGACCAAACCAAAAGACGGATTGAAGAAATCAACCAACAATGGGATGCAATATACCTTCGATACGACCAAGACTGAAGAGATCTTTGACTTCCTTCTTGTGGAGAAATTCTTATTGCTTCCTTTTCGTCACAAAATGCCTACCAAAGAAGAGTTGAAGCGCAAGGAATACTATAAGTATCATGATCTCTGGTCGCATCCTACTAGTAGTTGTTGGGGTTTACGAAATATGATACAGTAAAATATCAAGAAGGGAACCATCAAATTTTCGGACAAGGAAACTATGCTGATAAAAGAGGATTCGTTCCTACCCGTAGCAACAGTCAAGGCTGACTTGAGGAATTTGCTGAACAAAATTCAATATGAGAGGAAAGTCAACCGGGAAAGGACTCAAAGGCTTGAATAGAGGCCGAAAGGTATACACAAGCCAAAGGATGTGTAGATTTTGCCTATGCAGAGATGTCTATCAAAAGATTTTTAGCAGAACCACAGCCCAGGGTATGTCATTCCTCCTTAAATCAACCATGATGTTAGGTGGCATCGGGTGCAACATAGAAAGTCCCC
This DNA window, taken from Tripterygium wilfordii isolate XIE 37 chromosome 20, ASM1340144v1, whole genome shotgun sequence, encodes the following:
- the LOC119987248 gene encoding disease resistance response protein 206-like; this encodes MAPKNCVVLVFFFFLAISSCSAYETKKKQYKPCKELVLFFHDILYNGKNEQNATAVIVAAPEGFNRTILANQFHFGNIVVFDDPITVDNNLHSPSIGRAQGMYIYDTKNTFTSWFGLSFFFNSTQHQGSINFVGADPILVKARDISVVGGTGDFFMHRGIATLMTDAFEGEVYFRLRVDIKFYECW